The following coding sequences lie in one Rutidosis leptorrhynchoides isolate AG116_Rl617_1_P2 chromosome 4, CSIRO_AGI_Rlap_v1, whole genome shotgun sequence genomic window:
- the LOC139845168 gene encoding uncharacterized protein isoform X1, which produces MAISKTSKLKPKSRSPIFLLTIVISLITLVYLLSSLLSTTGSQTPISPVNIHHLFNRSDTEKFLYWGNRIDCPGKHCDSCAGLGHQESSLRCALEEAIFLNRTFVMPSRMCINPIHNNKGIMHLSDNVSSEERWATSSCAMDSLYDIELISKRVPVILDNSKTWFKVMSTSMKLGSRGVAHLEGVSRADLKERDQYSKILLINRTASPLSWFMECKDRNNRSAVMLPHSFLPSMAAKMLRDAADEIMAHLGDYDAIHVRRGDILNTRKDRFGVARTLHPHLDRDTRPQFILCRIAKWVPPGRTLFIASNERTPNFFSPLSVRYKLAYSSNYSRILDAVVENNYQLFMIERLILAGAKTYIKTYKETDTDLSLTDDPKKNTKIWQVPVYAKEGC; this is translated from the exons ATGGCGATCTCCAAAACCTCAAAATTAAAACCCAAATCCAGATCTCCAATCTTCTTACTCACAATCGTTATCTCACTCATCACCCTTGTCTACCTTCTCTCTTCACTACTCTCAACCACCGGATCACAAACCCCAATTTCTCCTGTCAACATTCATCATCTTTTTAATCGCAGTGATACTGAAAAGTTTTTATATTGGGGTAACCGAATTGACTGCCCTGGCAAACACTGTGATTCATGTGCGGGTTTGGGTCATCAGGAATCTAGCCTCCGTTGTGCCCTTGAAGAAGCCATCTTTTTAAACAG AACTTTTGTGATGCCTTCGAGAATGTGTATAAATCCAATACATAATAACAAAGGAATTATGCATCTATCAGACAATGTTAGTTCGGAGGAaag ATGGGCTACTAGCTCGTGTGCAATGGATTCATTGTATGATATTGAACTTATATCGAAAAGGGTACCTGTAATATTGGATAATTCGAAAACTTGGTTTAAGGTTATGTCAACGAGTATGAAACTAGGATCTAGAGGAGTTGCTCATTTGGAAGGGGTCAGTCGTGCGGATTTAAAAGAGAGAGATCAGTACTCTAAGATTCTGCTTATAAATCGAACTGCAAGTCCTTTGTCTTG GTTCATGGAATGTAAGGATCGAAATAATCGTAGCGCTGTTATGTTACCACATTCTTTCCTTCCTTCAATGGCTGCCAAAATGCTTAGAGATGCTGCAGACGAG ATTATGGCACATCTTGGTGATTATGATGCTATTCATGTTCGACGAGGTGATATCTTAAACACAAGAAAAGACAGGTTTGGTGTTGCCAGGACGCTGCATCCTCATCTCGATAGAGACACGCGTCCTCAGTTTATTCTTTGTAGAATCGCAAAATGGGTCCCACCAGGACGAACACTATTTATTGCTTCCAATGAGCGAACTCCAAATTTCTTTTCTCCTCTTTCTGTTAG GTACAAATTAGCTTATTCATCAAATTATAGCAGGATATTAGATGCGGTAGTAGAAAATAATTACCAGTTGTTTATGATAGAGAGGCTTATACTTGCTGGAGCCAAAACTTACATAAAAACGTACAAGGAGACGGATACAGATCTTAGCCTTACTGATGACCCTAAGAAGAACACCAAAATATGGCAAGTACCCGTTTACGCAAAAGAAGGATGTTAA
- the LOC139845168 gene encoding uncharacterized protein isoform X2, with product MAISKTSKLKPKSRSPIFLLTIVISLITLVYLLSSLLSTTGSQTPISPVNIHHLFNRSDTEKFLYWGNRIDCPGKHCDSCAGLGHQESSLRCALEEAIFLNRTFVMPSRMCINPIHNNKGIMHLSDNVSSEERWATSSCAMDSLYDIELISKRVPVILDNSKTWFKVMSTSMKLGSRGVAHLEGVSRADLKERDQYSKILLINRTASPLSWFMECKDRNNRSAVMLPHSFLPSMAAKMLRDAADEIMAHLGDYDAIHVRRGDILNTRKDRFGVARTLHPHLDRDTRPQFILCRIAKWVPPGRTLFIASNERTPNFFSPLSVREAYTCWSQNLHKNVQGDGYRS from the exons ATGGCGATCTCCAAAACCTCAAAATTAAAACCCAAATCCAGATCTCCAATCTTCTTACTCACAATCGTTATCTCACTCATCACCCTTGTCTACCTTCTCTCTTCACTACTCTCAACCACCGGATCACAAACCCCAATTTCTCCTGTCAACATTCATCATCTTTTTAATCGCAGTGATACTGAAAAGTTTTTATATTGGGGTAACCGAATTGACTGCCCTGGCAAACACTGTGATTCATGTGCGGGTTTGGGTCATCAGGAATCTAGCCTCCGTTGTGCCCTTGAAGAAGCCATCTTTTTAAACAG AACTTTTGTGATGCCTTCGAGAATGTGTATAAATCCAATACATAATAACAAAGGAATTATGCATCTATCAGACAATGTTAGTTCGGAGGAaag ATGGGCTACTAGCTCGTGTGCAATGGATTCATTGTATGATATTGAACTTATATCGAAAAGGGTACCTGTAATATTGGATAATTCGAAAACTTGGTTTAAGGTTATGTCAACGAGTATGAAACTAGGATCTAGAGGAGTTGCTCATTTGGAAGGGGTCAGTCGTGCGGATTTAAAAGAGAGAGATCAGTACTCTAAGATTCTGCTTATAAATCGAACTGCAAGTCCTTTGTCTTG GTTCATGGAATGTAAGGATCGAAATAATCGTAGCGCTGTTATGTTACCACATTCTTTCCTTCCTTCAATGGCTGCCAAAATGCTTAGAGATGCTGCAGACGAG ATTATGGCACATCTTGGTGATTATGATGCTATTCATGTTCGACGAGGTGATATCTTAAACACAAGAAAAGACAGGTTTGGTGTTGCCAGGACGCTGCATCCTCATCTCGATAGAGACACGCGTCCTCAGTTTATTCTTTGTAGAATCGCAAAATGGGTCCCACCAGGACGAACACTATTTATTGCTTCCAATGAGCGAACTCCAAATTTCTTTTCTCCTCTTTCTGTTAG AGAGGCTTATACTTGCTGGAGCCAAAACTTACATAAAAACGTACAAGGAGACGGATACAGATCTTAG